The following coding sequences lie in one Mycobacterium sp. DL440 genomic window:
- a CDS encoding TetR/AcrR family transcriptional regulator, protein MRSTTELRGEILAAARAEFAQYGLAGARIDRIARAAHASKERLYAHFGDKETLFREVSAADGAEFFRSVTLRPDAVPEFVGDIYDLAYRRPEHLRMIRWAQLEGFTLDEPWTEGPPPQAQAVAAIEAAQAGGHVDPGWDPAELIVLLFGIGLAWAHLPHPDVITDDAVVLASRRAAAVEAAARVVAHQT, encoded by the coding sequence GATTCTCGCGGCGGCGCGCGCCGAATTCGCCCAGTACGGTCTGGCCGGGGCCCGGATCGACCGGATCGCCCGGGCGGCACACGCCAGCAAGGAGCGGCTCTACGCGCACTTCGGGGACAAGGAAACCCTGTTTCGTGAGGTGTCCGCGGCCGACGGGGCCGAGTTCTTCCGATCGGTCACGCTCCGGCCGGACGCCGTCCCCGAATTCGTCGGCGACATCTACGACCTGGCCTATCGCCGGCCCGAGCATCTGCGCATGATCCGCTGGGCCCAACTGGAGGGATTCACTCTCGACGAACCCTGGACCGAGGGCCCGCCTCCGCAGGCCCAGGCGGTGGCGGCCATCGAGGCGGCGCAGGCCGGCGGCCACGTCGACCCGGGCTGGGACCCGGCCGAACTGATCGTGCTGTTGTTCGGCATCGGGCTGGCCTGGGCGCACCTACCGCATCCCGACGTGATCACCGATGACGCGGTCGTCCTGGCCTCACGACGGGCGGCCGCCGTCGAAGCCGCCGCCCGGGTCGTGGCTCACCAGACGTAG